Proteins co-encoded in one Gemmatimonadota bacterium genomic window:
- a CDS encoding DUF4041 domain-containing protein gives MFELFFVVILALFIFVSHKYIKARQRLKRFQPIIDVEREASRIERANKSAKAEREKTEKEIEQASDEVERLQEQLRPLEDELDMQSFGLYEPKYDFENSEQYKTELSAIRREQKELIRRKTALLYPSNWTVNNSVRAGQKMVNEKIKLMLRAFNGESDSLIMKVKYNNIVSIERRIESLFNAVNRLGETMGCQITREYFNLKINELSLVHGFEEIKQEEKEEQRAIREQMREEERARKEIERERIKVEKEQARYQKALEKARRDVEQATGEKHSKLQSEIERLNELLAEAEANKERVKSRAEMTRSGLELPRFGGVFRACVSSL, from the coding sequence ATGTTTGAACTGTTCTTTGTAGTAATTTTGGCACTGTTCATTTTTGTGTCACATAAATATATAAAAGCAAGGCAGCGACTTAAAAGATTTCAGCCAATTATTGATGTAGAACGTGAAGCATCGCGGATAGAACGGGCGAACAAATCCGCTAAGGCAGAAAGAGAAAAAACAGAGAAGGAGATAGAACAAGCGAGTGATGAGGTAGAGCGTCTCCAGGAGCAGCTCAGGCCGCTTGAAGATGAGTTGGACATGCAAAGTTTTGGTTTGTATGAACCAAAATATGACTTTGAAAATTCTGAGCAGTACAAAACAGAACTGTCCGCTATCCGCAGAGAACAAAAGGAATTGATCAGACGAAAAACAGCCCTTCTTTATCCTTCAAACTGGACAGTAAATAATAGCGTAAGAGCAGGACAAAAAATGGTCAATGAGAAGATAAAGCTCATGCTTCGTGCATTTAATGGAGAGAGCGATTCTCTCATAATGAAAGTAAAATATAACAATATCGTAAGCATTGAGAGACGCATTGAGTCATTGTTTAACGCAGTCAACCGGCTTGGGGAGACTATGGGTTGCCAGATTACCCGTGAGTATTTCAATCTCAAGATCAATGAGCTCAGCCTGGTCCACGGGTTTGAGGAGATAAAGCAAGAAGAGAAGGAAGAACAGCGTGCTATCCGCGAGCAGATGCGGGAAGAAGAACGTGCCCGGAAGGAAATAGAAAGGGAGCGTATAAAAGTAGAAAAGGAACAAGCGCGATACCAGAAAGCATTAGAAAAGGCCCGTAGGGATGTTGAGCAAGCAACAGGCGAAAAGCATTCAAAGCTACAGTCTGAGATTGAACGCTTGAATGAACTCTTAGCCGAGGCAGAAGCAAACAAAGAGCGAGTAAAATCCCGTGCAGAAATGACACGCTCAGGATTGGAGTTACCCCGTTTTGGTGGAGTATTTAGGGCTTGTGTTTCAAGCCTGTGA